A single window of Flavobacterium aestivum DNA harbors:
- a CDS encoding DEAD/DEAH box helicase, whose translation MNKFEQLGLSESLLKAILDLGFENPSEVQEKAIPLLLEKDTDLVALAQTGTGKTAAFGFPVIQKIDANNRNTQALILSPTRELCLQIANELKNYSKYEKGINVVAVYGGASITEQARDIKRGAQIIVATPGRMQDMINRGLVNISQINYCILDEADEMLNMGFYEDIVNILSTTPDEKNTWLFSATMPAEVARIGKQFMSNPQEITVGTKNSGSATVSHEFYLVNARDRYEALKRLADANPDIFSVVFCRTKRDTQAVAEKLIEDGYSAAALHGDLSQAQRDGVMKSFRGRQIQMLVATDVAARGIDVDNVTHVVNYQLPDEVETYNHRSGRTGRAGKLGTSIVIVTKSELRKISAIERIIKQKFEEKTIPSGIEICEIQLLHLANKIKDTEVDHEIDNYLPAINDVLEGLSKEELIKKMVSVEFNRFIAYYKKNRDITSQSSDRRDRGDDREPRANNNGGATRYFVNIGSRDNFDWMSLKDYLKETLDLGRDDVFKVDVKEGFSFFNTDPEHTDKVMDILNNVQLEGRRINVEISKNDGGGRRDHNGRNSGGFGGRSSSRREGSFAPRREGGFRGDRGSSSREGGFRSERNSGSRRDGGFSSDRSSREGSSERAPRRSEGFGDSSRSRRPRRD comes from the coding sequence ATGAATAAATTTGAACAATTAGGATTGAGTGAATCGTTACTGAAGGCGATTTTAGATCTAGGATTTGAAAATCCGAGCGAAGTACAGGAGAAAGCGATTCCCCTATTATTGGAAAAAGATACAGATTTAGTTGCGTTAGCTCAAACAGGGACAGGGAAAACGGCAGCGTTTGGTTTTCCAGTTATTCAGAAAATTGATGCCAACAACAGAAATACACAAGCATTAATTTTATCTCCAACACGTGAATTGTGTTTGCAGATTGCCAACGAACTTAAAAACTACTCAAAATACGAAAAAGGTATAAATGTAGTAGCAGTTTACGGTGGGGCTAGCATTACAGAACAAGCGAGAGACATTAAAAGAGGGGCACAAATTATTGTAGCAACTCCAGGAAGAATGCAAGATATGATTAACAGAGGCTTGGTAAACATTTCTCAAATTAACTATTGCATCCTTGACGAAGCAGACGAAATGTTGAACATGGGTTTCTACGAAGATATCGTAAACATCCTTTCTACTACACCTGACGAAAAAAACACATGGTTGTTTTCTGCAACTATGCCTGCTGAAGTGGCACGAATTGGAAAACAATTTATGTCTAACCCACAAGAAATTACTGTAGGAACCAAAAACTCTGGTTCAGCTACTGTATCACACGAATTTTACCTTGTAAATGCACGTGATCGTTACGAAGCTTTGAAACGTTTGGCAGATGCCAATCCAGACATTTTCTCTGTAGTTTTTTGTAGAACAAAACGTGACACTCAAGCGGTTGCCGAAAAATTAATCGAAGACGGATACAGCGCTGCTGCATTACACGGAGATTTATCTCAAGCGCAACGTGATGGGGTTATGAAATCTTTTAGAGGAAGACAAATCCAAATGCTTGTTGCAACTGATGTTGCTGCTCGTGGAATTGACGTTGATAATGTAACTCACGTAGTAAACTACCAATTGCCGGACGAAGTAGAAACTTACAATCACCGTTCAGGACGTACTGGTCGTGCAGGTAAATTAGGTACATCTATCGTAATTGTAACTAAAAGTGAATTACGTAAGATTTCTGCAATCGAAAGAATCATTAAACAAAAATTCGAAGAAAAAACAATCCCTTCTGGAATTGAAATCTGCGAAATCCAATTATTACACTTAGCTAATAAAATTAAAGATACTGAAGTTGATCACGAAATTGACAACTACTTACCTGCTATCAATGATGTATTAGAAGGTTTATCTAAAGAAGAATTAATCAAGAAAATGGTTTCAGTAGAATTTAACCGTTTTATTGCTTACTACAAGAAAAACAGAGACATCACTAGTCAATCTTCAGATAGACGCGATCGTGGTGACGATAGAGAGCCAAGAGCAAACAACAATGGTGGTGCTACAAGATACTTTGTAAATATTGGTTCTAGAGACAATTTCGATTGGATGTCATTAAAAGACTACTTGAAAGAAACATTAGACTTAGGTCGTGATGACGTATTCAAAGTAGATGTAAAAGAAGGTTTCTCTTTCTTTAACACTGATCCAGAACACACTGATAAAGTAATGGACATATTGAACAACGTACAATTAGAAGGTCGTCGTATCAATGTTGAAATTTCTAAAAATGATGGTGGCGGAAGACGTGACCATAACGGAAGAAATTCTGGTGGATTTGGAGGAAGAAGCTCTTCAAGAAGAGAAGGTAGCTTTGCACCAAGAAGAGAAGGTGGTTTTAGAGGTGACAGAGGTTCATCTTCTAGAGAAGGTGGTTTTAGATCAGAAAGAAACTCAGGTTCAAGAAGAGATGGTGGTTTTTCATCAGACAGATCTTCAAGAGAAGGTTCATCAGAAAGAGCACCTAGACGTTCTGAAGGCTTTGGTGATTCATCAAGATCAAGAAGACCAAGAAGAGACTAA
- a CDS encoding non-canonical purine NTP diphosphatase, producing the protein MKIVFATNNPNKIKEIQSMLPDSIEIISLESIGCHEEIPETADTIEENAIMKADYVTQKYGYDCFADDTGLEVDALNGEPGVYSARYAGEQRSAEDNMTKLLLNLKDKSNRKAQFKTVITLNLKGKQYLFTGIARGEITLEKSGNQGFGYDPIFRPENYQETFAQLPLETKNKISHRGIATQELIRFLKENK; encoded by the coding sequence ATGAAAATCGTATTCGCCACCAACAACCCTAATAAAATAAAAGAAATACAAAGCATGCTCCCTGATAGCATAGAAATCATTAGTCTCGAAAGCATTGGCTGTCACGAAGAAATTCCCGAAACCGCTGATACTATTGAAGAAAACGCTATAATGAAGGCCGATTATGTAACCCAAAAATATGGCTACGATTGTTTTGCTGACGATACAGGACTTGAAGTTGATGCACTCAATGGTGAACCTGGTGTGTACTCTGCTCGCTATGCAGGAGAGCAACGTTCTGCTGAAGACAACATGACAAAATTACTTTTGAATTTAAAAGACAAAAGCAATAGAAAAGCACAATTTAAAACAGTAATCACATTAAACCTAAAAGGGAAACAATATCTTTTTACAGGTATTGCACGAGGTGAAATCACTTTAGAAAAATCAGGGAATCAAGGTTTTGGATACGATCCTATTTTTAGACCTGAAAATTACCAAGAAACTTTTGCTCAATTACCATTAGAAACAAAAAACAAAATCAGCCACCGAGGGATAGCCACTCAAGAACTAATCCGTTTTTTGAAAGAAAACAAATAA
- a CDS encoding lipocalin family protein, which produces MKKLSVLFVSVLALGMSFVSCSKDDDKEASIEGKWNYSTAAITTNGIEVPFNDYIDNQANCAKDYLELKTAGVANSGEYSSDCKLTVDTGTWKKDGNKLTVVSDGESTSFEVVSVTDSTLKLKVSYSEGGVALTVIVTLVKA; this is translated from the coding sequence ATGAAAAAATTAAGTGTTTTATTTGTTTCTGTGTTGGCATTAGGAATGTCATTTGTATCTTGTAGTAAAGATGATGATAAAGAAGCTTCTATTGAAGGGAAGTGGAATTATTCAACTGCAGCTATAACTACAAATGGTATTGAAGTGCCATTCAATGATTATATTGATAATCAAGCTAATTGTGCTAAAGATTATTTAGAACTTAAAACTGCTGGAGTAGCTAATTCTGGTGAATACAGTTCAGATTGTAAACTTACTGTTGATACAGGAACTTGGAAAAAAGACGGAAATAAACTTACTGTTGTGAGTGATGGTGAATCTACATCTTTCGAAGTAGTAAGTGTTACGGATTCAACTTTGAAATTAAAAGTTTCTTATAGTGAGGGAGGAGTTGCATTAACAGTTATCGTAACATTGGTTAAAGCATAA